The genomic segment CATTAACTTCAATATGCATGCCTGGCTTTTCTTTTGCTCAAGTGTGTGAAGTGTTTTCAATACGGTCAAGCTCCTGTTGACCACTTGTGTGTAACCTGTTTGTAGTGTATGACCTTGCAtggtttgttttattattttctttctttgttttgtccTAAGACTGTGACTGCATAAACACTGCAGGTTTATGGAGAACGAGGAACTGTCCCAGACTGTGAGATCTGAGTTTGAGATAATGTTTTGACCATGCATTTAGAAATATACATATTTGTACAGAAAATAAATTCTATGTATGAGACTCACGTCTTTGTCTGATATGCAATGTGCGAACTTGTGTGTCCTTATTTAATGGTTTACTAAAGGGTCTTATCTCTCTCTACGGCTGACCCTCcgtagtggcgtagtcgtgctttGGGTTTaccgtaaataataataatatccactctgctacatttggAAGATGATTGAAAAGGTAAATGGCTGTGCAGTGTCAATACATTGTCACAATACATAGGGAGTGCAATATGACATTACTAACCTGGTTTAAGCCACTTTTTCTTTGCGTTGCTCTTGCGTTCAGCATGCAGACATTTAGGGAATTCAGGGTTGTCATGGACATGTTGATCTTGCATGTGGTTAAATAGAGATGTCCACTTTGCAACCTTCTCAGAGCCTGAAGTTGAGGATGTTGCGCACCAGTAGACATGGTTGCTGATTCCTCGTTGCCACTTTTGGATCACCTCGCAGTCTTTCTCCTTGGCCACCTTGCTAACTTTCTTGGATAGACCTGATagttaaaaaatatattcaaataagaaaagaaaagttatTTGTATCCAGACATTCAGTCGATATATAAGCATATAATGTGGCAAGTACTGTTATTGTTCCATTTTAGTCAGCACAAGACATACCTTTTTCCAAATGCCAGACATCAAAGTAGTGCGTTATTTTCTTTTCCCGCAAGAACTTCTGAATCTGTGGGTGGCGGTCGGTGACGATGTAATCAACAGTCATGCCCTTGGAGTCCAACAACTGCAAGCCTCTTATAAGTCCTTCTTTCTCCATGTTGTGACTCCCGCCAACCTCATTGCTCTGTAAACAAAATGCAAAAGACATACAACTTTTACTTcactaccagaaattgtgtgtgactgttttgTGTACAGTTATGGGTAAATGAGAATACTCTTTCAAGATGTCACATTGCATAAAACTGATAACTCTCACCTGAACCAACTGAAGAGCAATGATTTTGTTGTTTTCCATATTCATCAAACTGTATGTCCCGTATTTTGCACAGTGTCCTTTAAAGTTGACATGGTGGAGAAATGACAAAGTCATGATTAAAATTAGTAGGTGATAGCTTTATTTTACTAAACAACTGGATACAGCTACATGTATCTCTAATTGTAAGAGTCTTACCTGGTGAATCTGCTCTCATGTCACCCCCAAGCTTCAGTTTTTGGTGCCTAAGGGACTCCAATTCACCATCTTGATACTGGTGCCATTTGTGTATTACAGCTGGCTCAATGTAACGGGTTGCATGTCTACGGAATGAAGAGTAGCTTATGTTTCGCAGCCGCATGGCTTTAAAGACCtagaaaggaaaaaggaaagcAAATGGGTACTTCATATAAAGAAATATCAGTTGTTCACAAGCATTCACATGTAGTGTGTGTAGAACATTTGTGTAATGTTTCTGTAATGACATGACTCACGTCAGACATTTTTACTTGTGCACGCACCTAATGGATACATTCTATTTTATGACAGTTACACTATGTCAGTTAGATAGTTATAAGTCATGCTACAGTGATGCTGCCCTCCTGATGATATCCCTAAGTAACCTGGTACTCGTATCCTTCAAACGATACACAACAACCAAAGAGTGGAGCAGTGGAGCAGTAGAGATAGAGGTGACAAGTAGCCCGTCAACGACCGGGGGAAGGGTTGGCTGAGAGGCAGTGGAATAA from the Engraulis encrasicolus isolate BLACKSEA-1 chromosome 14, IST_EnEncr_1.0, whole genome shotgun sequence genome contains:
- the LOC134463456 gene encoding uncharacterized protein LOC134463456 produces the protein MTTVGESSHLSGTSSTSSPGYNDNKYIVFEKNLMELFEKCPNCRRAAEVKTFRRGTFLSVDQRCHHCNFIKHWESQPLMGSSPVGNLQLSAAVYCTGSSFNQVQKVFKAMRLRNISYSSFRRHATRYIEPAVIHKWHQYQDGELESLRHQKLKLGGDMRADSPGHCAKYGTYSLMNMENNKIIALQLVQSNEVGGSHNMEKEGLIRGLQLLDSKGMTVDYIVTDRHPQIQKFLREKKITHYFDVWHLEKGLSKKVSKVAKEKDCEVIQKWQRGISNHVYWCATSSTSGSEKVAKWTSLFNHMQDQHVHDNPEFPKCLHAERKSNAKKKWLKPG